The window CTTTTTGCTTCCAGAGAACGGCAGGAGGATGAATCGAGATCTGCACTTTTGTCCCCCTCAAAAAAAAAATGGATGACCGGCCAGTAGATAACTCGAGCAGGTTGGATTCAGTCCTTTATTTCCACCATTTCCAATGCAATTTTTATGTTCCGAGAGTGTAGATGGATTGATCGGGATCTACATCGGTAAACGACTGCCGGGAAGCTTCTTGGAGTCAGTCAGTCAGTCCAAGTTCCAACCAGCAGTCTGCATGTGAGCTGCTGACCTTGCGGCGATGAATCTTTCCTCGGCTGATGGTTTCGACTCTTCTTCATGAAGTCAAACCAATCGCTTGGATATCAGTTGCACTTTGGtgaaataataatgattttttttctccttttatttATGGCGATTGCACTGTAGTGCTTTAGATCCATCTCTTAGATCAAAGCTTCACCCACGTAgcatgacttcttcttcttcttcttctgtcatGATACTTTAATGCTTGAACTACTACTACTGCCTACGAACATAAAGTAGATAACaagcgaagagagagagagagagagagagagcagatgcAGAGCTGGGTGATGACAGTTCTACTTCACCCGTCCCCAGGAGACACGATGCACGCATGGGGTGCATGGCTAATGGCGCCTCCTCCATCACCCAGCAACGCGCAAACGCGTCGCGGGCGGCGCTGTGGACCCCGGCCTGCACCTGCTTCCGGCTTAAATCCCGCCCTGCACCGCCACCCATGGCTTTGCCGAGCCCTCCTCATCCTTCCTCCACCATGACACTGCTCTGCGGCGCACTGGCGTTCCTGGTCGCAGCCGCTCTCGGTGTCAGAGCAGATGACCCTTACCGCTACTTCACCTGGACCGTCACCTACGGCCTCATCTCCCCTCTCGGAGCTCCGCAGCAGGTGGATCACTAACGCAGCTCTggtttagggtttgggtttcTTTCGTGGAAGAAGAAGCTTACATGGAGGTGCATGTTGGTTGTGCAGGGTATTCTCATCGACGGGCAGTTTCCCGGTCCTCGCCTCGACTGCGTCACCAACGACAACATCATCATCAACGTCATCAATCAGATCGACGAGCCTCTGCTCTTGACGTGGTACCTTCCGTTCTTTTCCTCTCTGCTTCGTCCCCAACACTGTTCCTCTGTCGCTTGGTCTGCGATTTGGGTTCTGACGAGGAAGCGATGTGCAGGAACGGAATCAAACAGAGGAAGAACTCGTGGCAAGACGGCGTTCTGGGAACCAACTGCCCCATTCCTCCCAAAGGAAACTTCACCTACAAGTTCCAGACCAAGGACCAGATCGGTACCTTCACGTACTTCCCCTCCACCGGGCTGCAGAGGGCTGCCGGTGGCTTCGGTGCCTTGAACGTGTACTCGAGGCCACGCATCCCGGTCCCGTATGCCCCCCCGGCCGGCGATTTCAGCTTGCTCGTCGGTGACTGGTACCGGACCAGCCACAAGGTACCTACAGACTTTTACCGGGTATGTGTGCCATAAAAAGGTCGATCAAGATCTCACTTCTTCTTCACTCCGGATTGGTTTCAGGCATTGCAGAAAACTCTGGATTCAGGAGGCCCTCTGCCATTCCCTGACGGTCTTCTGATCAATGGAGCGGAGAAAACGAGTAGTTTCGCTGGAGATCAAGGTATCTCAGCCTTCTTTCCTTCATGAAATCCTCCGTTCGAGTAGGAATCGACCACTGAAGGGTGTGACATCGTTCAGGGAAGACGTACCTCTTCAGGGTTTCCAATGTAGGCTTGATGACCTCCATCAACTTCCGGATACAGAGCCACAAGATGAAGCTCGTGGAGGTCGAGGGATCCCACACGCTTCAGAACGACTACGACTCCCTCGACGTCCATGTAGGCCAATCCTTGTCGGTGCTGGTGACCCTCGACCAGGTCCCCAGGGACTACTACATCGTCGCCTCCACTCGTTTCACCAGGAAGGTCCTCGTGGCCACCGGCGTCCTCCATTACAGCAACTGCAACTCCGGCCTCGCTGGCCCTGTCCCCGAAGGTCCGGGGACAGCCGGCTTCCATTGGTCCATGCTGCAAGCAAGAACCTTCAGGTATCTAAAGCTAAGAATGACTGCAATGCTAGTGTTCTTTGATGATCGTTCCTTGGCCTTAAACCGGTGGTGTCCTGTTCTGCTTCATGGAGATGGAACCTGACGGCGAGCGCAGCGCGGCCGAATCCCCAGGGCTCGTACCACTACGGCAACATAACAAGAACGAGGTCGATCGATCTGGCCAATTCGGCTGCTGTGATCAGCGGGAAGCAGCGGTACGCCGTCAATGGCGTCTCCTTCGTCGTGCCCGACACGCCGCTGAAGCTGGCGGACAACTTCAACATCACCGGCGTCTTCACCTGGGACACCATTCCCATCCCACCCAGCGCCGCTCCGGCGGTGCCCGGCACGCCGGTCCTCCGCTTCAATCTGCACGACTTCATCGAGGTCATCTTCCACAACGCTGAGAACACCACCCAGACATGGCATCTCGATGGCCACGATTTCTGGGTCGTCGGGTGAGATCCAAAAGCCACTCCATCTTTGGCGAATGAAGAAACACACCAGTGATCTGTTCTTGGATCTTTGCAGATATGGCTCAGGAAAGTGGACGCCGGAGCTCCGGAAACGCTACAACTTGATCGATGCGATCACGAGACATACGGTTCAAGTAAGCATGACAAGCTCGCTTGCATGGTTCGTCTTCCACTTCTGCCATCAACTGCATCGTGGCTGATACTTGTCTGCGTCGTATCGATGGTGCAGGTTTACCCCCGTGGCTGGTCTGCAATCTTGGTGTCTTTGGATAACCAGGGAACGTGGAATCTGAGGTCTGCAATGTGGGCAAGGCAGTACACGGGGCAGCAACTCTACATCAGAGTGTGGACCTCTGAGAAGAGCTACTCGAATGAGTATGACATCCCTCACAATGCTCTCTTCTGCGGAAAGGCTACCGGTCTGCATGCATGATGGATCTCTTGAAGCAGTAGTGTTTGGTATTAGCTGTTAGTCTCTGTCACGAAGGTGTGACTGCAAAAGGAAGCAATGTTTCCATGACTTTGTACCCTCCTATCTTCTTTTAGTTCTACCAAACATGATTGATGTTATTGGTGTACTCGAGTTTCTTTGTGAGAGACAAAGGTGTAGTTTGCTCTCTTTTACAGCTATTTAAACTATGAGAGGCTAGCTTTTTAATCATCACTACTAACATGCAATGCATTTGTGATGTGAGCAGGCATTGGTTTGGATGAAGCTTCAGCTAAAAGGGAAAGCTCACAACATATGAGATATTGTACAAACACTAGCAATAGCAACAAAGTAGCTCTAACCATTCATCAATTCAAATTCTAAAAATCAAACAAGTCCAATATACCATTTTAAGTATTACTTTGTGAGAATTCAAGAAATGCCTCTTACCTCTCTCTCACAGTCAAGAAGTTCACTATATATAGAGAAATGTTTATATTCTTTAGGGTCAAAGCCTGGTCCCCAAATAAAATCTGGTCAATGCAGGTTACATCCAAAATCTCAGTAGGCATTACTCTGAAGTGACTCAAATAGCATATTCATATCTCCATAATTATGCTGTATAGTTTGAACATCACACTATCTGCAAACATGATTGGATCAACAACTAGTCTTACTCTTCAGTCTCTCAGCATAATTCTGATAGGAACTAGTCTTAGATCACTAATCAGATGCATGCTTAGGGAACCAAAGTACTACAAAAATGATTAAATGTAGCAAGGCAATGCCAACTGCCAACCAGTTGCATGGCAAATAACTTACAAAGTTACATGCAGCCAAGTATATAAGAAGCATCAATTCTCTCCTGCATGTTCAATCAACTTGTATGTTCAGCTCACAGGCGCAAGTTAGATTCTTATGAACTGCTCAAACAAGAAGGTCCTTTGAAATAGAATTTAGATAACTTTGGGGGGCTCGGATTATACCTCAGGCATGCAAGTTACTCTAAGGAAACAGTGGCTGGTACTGCAGCCCTGTGTCCTCTGGAAATCCCATCATCAAGTTAAGATTCTGCAGGGCTTGCCCGGAAGCTCCTTTTACTAAGTTATCAATCTGCATAATCAAAAACAGCATCGCTTGAATGCTCATGACAGTGCCATTTGTATTAGTGATGACCAGCGAAGGATGTCAAAAGAACAGCCATGCAAAAGAACAAAAGAGAGCACATACAACCGAGATTATGATCGCTCTCCCAGGAATCCGATCTTggaagacatttatcaagcagtAGTTTGAACCTCGGACATGACGTGTGTGGGGCACAACTCCTTTCTCCAACAATCTAACAAATTCTTCAGCCTGCAAAAGAGATTGCTATCTATTAATGGGACAGGAAACACATGAAAAAGCATATATAACATTATGGAAGTGTACTTTTCAATATGACAACCTCAGATGTGGAAAATTACAGATTCAGCAACTATGAGATATCCATTGCTGCACTAGTGGCAGAATATTAATTGCAGGAAGCCATCCGTGCAATATATTGTTTGTAACGATTAGAGAAATATGCAGAAATAAAAGTGCTAACTCAGCAATCACAACATACCTGATAAGTATTGTTCAGATGTTCATACAAATCATCGATATTTACCCCAGGAGCCATTTCAACATATATGGTTGATTGCATCCCACGGCTCTAGAAATATTCATATCCACATACAATAGACCATTCAAACGGACTACAACTGAAAAACATATCAAATCAACTTGTATCTGTAAATCTTAGATTGGTATTTACCATAGGCATCAAGTGAGGAGTGAAGCTAACAGTTATTTTAGAATTTGAAGCATCAGAGAGTCCTTGTTCGATTTCAGGAACTGAAAAGAGGAAAGAGTAGTCACATAATATTGATGTGATACAAGCAAGATACAATAACATGAAAAGGAAAACATCTTAATCATACTATAATACCATGTCGGTGCTTGGTGATCCCATAAGAATGAAGGCCTTCAGCTATTTCAGTGTAAAGATGAGCCTCCTTAGCTCCACGTCCTATATGCAAAACATTTGAAGTCAGAAGCTGGTAAAAGAAGTCTGCAAGAATAATTTTCCTGTGACAATAGTAATTTATAGAGAAGAGATGTAAGACATGTCCAAACCTGCACCACTAACACCAGACTTTGCATCAATAATGATATTCCTCGGTTCTATTAGATGAGCCTGAAAAATGAGTAAACATATTCATGGACATCTATGCCTAGATCTCCTACAGATTCCAGTATTTGAACTTTGGAACAAAAACAATAGATTGTAGCATTTAATACTTCGTCTTTTAAATCTATTTTATTTAGTCTTATCGATAGAAAGTAAAATATGTAGTCAATTTGAAAGTTGAGTGGGCCAAACATGTATACAACAAAAATTAATTTCTTCTTTGATGCCTTAATAGGTATCCTATTAGatttatattcatcatatatttACCATAACATTTCACCTTCAGTGGAAAGTCAAGGCAATCTAGTCAACAAATAAACATGCATATTGCACAAAAATGTTTTGAAACACATGACATGTACAGTATGTCTTGTAAAGTCTAAATGGTGACACTATTGTATTCAAATCCAAGTTGGATAAATAGTCTAATCTCCATGGGTGGTCAAAATGACTAATTTTGCAACATACTATAGAATGGAAGACATGTTAAAGCTTGAACCTTGATCAATGGAATGAGAGGAAGTTGAATGGATGTTGGGTAACAACCAGGATTTGCAACTAGTCGTGCATTTTGGATTTCACCCCTCAAAACCTCTGTCAACCCATATACAGCTTCTTTCTGAATTCAGGAAGAGTAACTTTATCAAGCTTTAACAGCTGTGAAATTTCAGTAGCAACATATCAGTGCAAACATAAGAAATTAGTGTAAAATTTAGACACAACTTGAATAGAGTAACAAGCAACTGTTAATGATACCAAGATAACTATTAAACTCACTATACAACAGCCAGCATGTTGATTAACCAAAAGAAGGAAATCGTTTCTTACATATGTCTGGAAGTATCCGATTTTTGCCCTGAATTTAAAGATAAGAATTTAGCTGAAGaaagaaaacaataaagagaGCTCAATGGTGGCAAAAAGACCCATGTAGTCAGCCTCAAGTAGTTGCCACATTATGGCTTATTGTTGTCGTCGTAGACAAAACAATAGAGAGATACAAAGTTTACAAACAACACTCAAAAGAAGAATACATTCAATTCAAGTAAATCACAGGTTAGACTATTTCAAAGTTTATCCTTTAGCATCTTTCAATACCAGTACTAGTAAAAGATATGTATAGAATATTTTGGGAACTGGGTTTTCATATATAAGAAAAATGTCAACTTTCAGAGCTACAGAAAATATTATTGTGGATTGAACTTATGAGTTATATTAGAAACTTCAACAAgagaataaaagaaaattgaCTTAAGATATGAAATAAACATCTACTAATACCAATTTAATTTTACATAGAAGAATCAGCCTTGAAATTAATGATatctaatatttatattaaaaacacTTACACATAACGTTCAAATATAGATTGACCTAGAAAAATATCTAATGATATTACTACAAGGGCGTAACCAGTGCATAAGACTCCTGCCAATACGGGGTTTGGGGTGGGTCATGTACACAATTTTGCctgtaaatatttaaaaagacTATTTTCATGACTCGATCTTACAGGTCACAAAGGAGCAACATTCCCAATGTACCAAGGCTTACTACATGTATCAATTTTagggaaaaaaattttaagtcatttGAGACAATGCAACTGAAAATATAAATAAAGGAGCAGCTATGGCAGTCCACATATCACAGTATTGCCTTATACAGCTTAAAACTTTGTATACTAAAATTCTGGATGAAATCATATACCTTATGATTTAACAGTTACTGATTTTGTAGCAGCTTATAGCTAGGTCCCATTAGTTTCTAGATTCTAATTATTTTCATCTGTTATTTCTAGGTTTTGGAGTCTTTTTTTGttgcttttattattttttcatccCAAGACATCGGTCAACTGATCCAATACAACAAATAGTGGTCTCAAAAATTTTCATAGTCGGTCCAAAATTAATCTTCATTATGTGAACCTTGGATATATGGTCCTTAATTTCTCAAGTGAGATCACTCTCAACAAAGCTCATTGGCGAAAAAGAATCCATGAAGTCAAACCATAGAAATTGGAAAATGGCTTGTGGTTTTGGCACTAGCAACTGATCTTTATGGTTGGGgaaaaaaacaagagaaacatGCACACAAGAAGAGATTGTCAAAGAAAAAgtgaagtaaatgtaataaaaGATGAAAATTAGATGTAACATAACACAGATGATATCACATAGTCATCAATTTTGCCTGATAAGAACAATGGTTAAGGATGAATGCGAGGTAGCACTAACTTCCATCAGGATTTGCAAATGTGCAAATAATTAGTACCAAAACTAATCAGATTTTATCAAGGTGGTACCATATGACCCACACTAAAATTAAAAGGTAACAGTGATATTTATTACCTGCAACTCAGGTGCTTTATGAGGCAGACCATACCATTCTTCATATTCATTGATGTCACGCAACCGAAAATCCTGTAAAGGGTTTCTACCAGTTACTATGCTGAATTATCACTTGAGAAAATCAAAGTTCCTTGCCCACATATGAAAAATCCATGATAATTGCAGTAGTGTGCCAAAGCATACCGCAGAGAGATCAACAATCTTAAGACTCTTGGGGAGGCCTTTAATAATTTCCTGCGATAAGAATGCAGCAAGAGTCAGATGAtattaacaagaaaaaaaatcagaattTATAGTAGACAAACGGAGTAATGAGTTATTAGATCCCCTCCAAAAGAAACCAAAGAAAAGACGTGCAACTCATGGTCGTGATGATGGTGGCCATTCCACTTTATTAGCTCTAGTGCCTATACCAATTGCTTGGGAAAAATCAATTTAACTATCTTTATAAAATTCAAGGTCAATACACAAGAACCTGTGTTGTTCCATGCGGCAAACAACAAAATACAGCATCCACATTGGAAAAATCAGCATCTTTAACTGCTACCATATTAGGCAAGTCCTGCAATAACAGAAAAGAAGATGATAATCTTGAGTCTTCTTCCTAACAGTAGGTTTACCATTAGATTAGAAGAGACTCACAAAGAAAAGACACTCTAATGTGCAAATCAGTCTAGTAATTAAGGTCCTTCAAAATATAACATCTTAAAAGTTATTAAATTGTTGACTAAAGCTT of the Musa acuminata AAA Group cultivar baxijiao chromosome BXJ2-10, Cavendish_Baxijiao_AAA, whole genome shotgun sequence genome contains:
- the LOC103969470 gene encoding L-ascorbate oxidase homolog, yielding MGCMANGASSITQQRANASRAALWTPACTCFRLKSRPAPPPMALPSPPHPSSTMTLLCGALAFLVAAALGVRADDPYRYFTWTVTYGLISPLGAPQQGILIDGQFPGPRLDCVTNDNIIINVINQIDEPLLLTWNGIKQRKNSWQDGVLGTNCPIPPKGNFTYKFQTKDQIGTFTYFPSTGLQRAAGGFGALNVYSRPRIPVPYAPPAGDFSLLVGDWYRTSHKALQKTLDSGGPLPFPDGLLINGAEKTSSFAGDQGKTYLFRVSNVGLMTSINFRIQSHKMKLVEVEGSHTLQNDYDSLDVHVGQSLSVLVTLDQVPRDYYIVASTRFTRKVLVATGVLHYSNCNSGLAGPVPEGPGTAGFHWSMLQARTFRWNLTASAARPNPQGSYHYGNITRTRSIDLANSAAVISGKQRYAVNGVSFVVPDTPLKLADNFNITGVFTWDTIPIPPSAAPAVPGTPVLRFNLHDFIEVIFHNAENTTQTWHLDGHDFWVVGYGSGKWTPELRKRYNLIDAITRHTVQVYPRGWSAILVSLDNQGTWNLRSAMWARQYTGQQLYIRVWTSEKSYSNEYDIPHNALFCGKATGLHA
- the LOC103969471 gene encoding probable N-acetyl-gamma-glutamyl-phosphate reductase, chloroplastic; this translates as MPVLGGSHIRPTITLQAFPSTSAATAPLLGPSRRSSTPADRQRLLGKRRVKHETINLNMSSTIGGSVSVEFGCLRKYEVRRLSTRQGSGRMLSIRASVVSSPDTLELSKANAKQAEKMVRVGVLGASGYTGAEIVRLLANHPHFGITLMTADRKAGQSIGSVFPHLITQDLPNMVAVKDADFSNVDAVFCCLPHGTTQEIIKGLPKSLKIVDLSADFRLRDINEYEEWYGLPHKAPELQKEAVYGLTEVLRGEIQNARLVANPGCYPTSIQLPLIPLIKAHLIEPRNIIIDAKSGVSGAGRGAKEAHLYTEIAEGLHSYGITKHRHVPEIEQGLSDASNSKITVSFTPHLMPMSRGMQSTIYVEMAPGVNIDDLYEHLNNTYQAEEFVRLLEKGVVPHTRHVRGSNYCLINVFQDRIPGRAIIISVIDNLVKGASGQALQNLNLMMGFPEDTGLQYQPLFP